From the Planktothricoides raciborskii GIHE-MW2 genome, the window TTTCTCCCATTAACCATTCCGCGTCTATCCCGTCGTTAACCGCATCCACAATATGTCCTGAACGAGTTAAAGCAAAATGTAGGGGTTCGAGTTGTTCTGGATCGTCTTCAACTAAGAGAATTCGCATGATTTCCACCACATTACCATCGCAAATTACTATCCCAAATTACCATTAAAGAGGGCAAAGATAAGCATTCAGGGATCGGGTATCAGCTTTTAAGGAATGTGCCTCTCCCTCAACTCTTACCCCTGACCCCTGACCGCTGAATGCTTACAATATGAATGCACCCCCTAGAAACCCGCTTGCTTAATTCTTGGTTAATTTTAACCTACCGTAAATTATGTTATATTTTCAGCATTTTTTAGGCATATTTTTTAGGCATATTTTAAGCATCGTCTAGCCCAATAAAAAATTATTTGTACTTAGCATTCCTGGGTTAAAATTATCCACAATTCCCAGCACTTGATTGCTCTGAGTCACTCGAATTGCGGTGCCTAATTCCATCGCTTCTAAACTGAGGTCAGCAAAGGTTAATCCTGGAGTTAATTGAATGCGGTCTAACCCGCTTTCAAAGTCAAGAATGCGATCGGCTGTCTGGAAATCAGCGGCAGCAGTTGCGGTAGATAAAACAAAGATATCATTTCCCGGCCCGCCGGTGAGAAAATCTTGTCCCATATCCCCACTCAGGATATCATTTCCTTCTCCTCCATCCAGAAAATCTGAATCTTTGCCACCGAAAAGGATATCATTTCCTAAATTACCAAATAGCATATCTTGGCCGCGATTCCCCGTAAGGGTATCATCATCTTTGCCGCCAAAGAGAATATCGTTACCGCTATTCCCAGTTAGCAAATCTTTGCCGCGATTCCCCGATATGATATCATTATTTTCACCGCCGAAGATATTATCATTTCCATCATTGCCATTGATGGTATTGGGATTAATTTCGTCGCCAAAAATCAAATCATGTTCCAGGGTTCCTTGTTGTCCGCTATTTAAATTCTGATTTTCCCAACTGAACGGCAGGGTGACTGGAGAATTGCTGCGAGTAATACTAATCGCATCAAAGTCTTCTAAATCATCGCGATCGCCCACCACCGTTACTTGGTCGCCAATATTTAAATTTAAACTATTCCAACTTCCGGCATTCGGTTCCACCCAAATTTGTCCGGTACTATCTTGGAGTAAAAATTCATCTTCCCGGAACCCAGCAACCGTCCCAGCAATTGTCACAATTACATCTTCTCTTACGGGTAATCCGCCGATATTTGTCGCCATAGTCTTGATTCCTCTTCGGGTTTTCCTCTTAGGGTTATTTTGTTCGTTGTTAGAATCTAAGATAGGCAAAGATTATGACCAAAAAATGA encodes:
- a CDS encoding calcium-binding protein, with the protein product MATNIGGLPVREDVIVTIAGTVAGFREDEFLLQDSTGQIWVEPNAGSWNSLNLNIGDQVTVVGDRDDLEDFDAISITRSNSPVTLPFSWENQNLNSGQQGTLEHDLIFGDEINPNTINGNDGNDNIFGGENNDIISGNRGKDLLTGNSGNDILFGGKDDDTLTGNRGQDMLFGNLGNDILFGGKDSDFLDGGEGNDILSGDMGQDFLTGGPGNDIFVLSTATAAADFQTADRILDFESGLDRIQLTPGLTFADLSLEAMELGTAIRVTQSNQVLGIVDNFNPGMLSTNNFLLG